From the genome of Acropora palmata chromosome 4, jaAcrPala1.3, whole genome shotgun sequence, one region includes:
- the LOC141880182 gene encoding heart- and neural crest derivatives-expressed protein 2-like — protein MQKVTAGEAPQRLKSEPCEEHQPSASTEPSDVPRGSANRKERKRTLTMNSAFAELRDHIPNVPPDTKLSKIKTLRLAISYIKFLTEILEESNDGKPGRSNNNFVVDLALQSEGREKRKRENLTSSSSQDASQRKRGRTGWPQYVWAMELRN, from the exons ATGCAGAAAGTCACTGCAGGCGAAGCGCCTCAAAGACTGAAATCAGAACCATGCGAAGAACATCAACCGAGTGCTTCTACAGAACCAAGTGATGTCCCGCGAGGTTCTGCAAATCGCAAGGAGAGAAAGCGAACTTTAACCATGAACTCAGCATTTGCTGAACTCAGAGACCATATCCCGAATGTTCCGCCGGACACAAAGCTTTCAAAGATAAAAACTCTTCGGCTGGCAATAAGTTACATCAAGTTTTTAACGGAGATTCTGGAAGAAAGCAACGACGGTAAACCAGGACGGAGCAACAACAACTTCGTGGTCGATTTGGCCCTTCAGAGTGAAGgcagagagaaaagaaagagagaaaacttG ACCTCATCTTCGAGCCAAGATGCTTCTCAAAGAAAGCGAGGGAGAACTGGGTGGCCACAGTATGTTTGGGCAATGGAGCTGAGGAACTGA